The following are encoded in a window of Flavobacterium psychrotrophum genomic DNA:
- a CDS encoding TraR/DksA family transcriptional regulator, which translates to MVDEQQIRYSDADLAEFKELISKKIEKAKADLDLIRSAYMNDLNNGTDDTSPTFKAFEEGSETMSKEANSQLAIRQEKFIRDLKNALIRIENKTYGICKVTGKLINKDRLKLVPHATMSIEAKNMQR; encoded by the coding sequence ATGGTAGATGAGCAGCAAATTAGATACTCGGATGCGGATCTTGCCGAGTTTAAGGAATTAATTTCAAAGAAAATAGAGAAAGCCAAAGCCGATCTTGACCTGATACGTTCTGCGTATATGAACGACCTTAATAACGGTACAGACGATACGTCGCCTACCTTTAAGGCGTTTGAAGAAGGCAGCGAGACAATGAGCAAGGAGGCTAACTCTCAACTGGCTATACGCCAGGAAAAGTTTATCCGCGACCTTAAAAATGCACTTATACGTATTGAGAACAAAACGTATGGCATTTGCAAAGTAACCGGTAAGCTTATCAATAAAGACCGCTTAAAACTGGTTCCGCATGCTACTATGAGCATCGAAGCTAAGAATATGCAACGATAA